Proteins encoded in a region of the Stieleria neptunia genome:
- the msrA gene encoding peptide-methionine (S)-S-oxide reductase MsrA: MNFNRCELIVAILLAAWCCVPSGAVAEEAKRETATFGGGCYWCVEAVFQRIEGVSNVRPGFMGGRTENPTYRQVLTGRTGHVEVIQLEFNPDVVTYETLLQVFWRTHDPTTKNRQGPDVGPQYRSVVFAHTDQQRDVAEQYKRLLNRQKAFRSPVVTSIERASAFYPAGSDHKDYFNRNPDKQYCQAYIIPKLKKLQELFPDQLKADSANNPDAP; the protein is encoded by the coding sequence ATGAATTTCAATCGATGCGAGCTGATTGTGGCGATCCTGTTGGCCGCATGGTGTTGTGTGCCCTCGGGGGCCGTTGCAGAGGAGGCCAAACGTGAAACGGCAACGTTCGGCGGTGGGTGTTATTGGTGCGTGGAGGCCGTGTTTCAACGGATTGAGGGTGTCAGCAATGTCCGGCCCGGATTCATGGGGGGCCGAACCGAAAATCCGACGTATCGCCAAGTGCTCACGGGACGGACCGGCCACGTCGAAGTGATTCAATTGGAATTCAACCCCGATGTGGTCACCTATGAGACGTTGTTGCAGGTGTTTTGGCGCACCCACGACCCGACCACGAAGAACCGTCAAGGTCCAGACGTCGGACCGCAATACCGAAGTGTGGTGTTCGCTCACACGGACCAACAGCGTGACGTTGCGGAACAGTACAAGCGATTATTGAATCGGCAAAAGGCATTCCGGTCACCGGTTGTGACGTCCATTGAACGGGCGAGTGCGTTTTATCCCGCAGGCTCGGATCACAAAGACTACTTCAACCGCAACCCAGACAAGCAATACTGCCAAGCGTATATCATTCCGAAACTGAAGAAGTTACAGGAGCTCTTTCCGGATCAACTGAAAGCGGATTCGGCTAACAACCCAGACGCTCCATAG
- a CDS encoding DUF2199 domain-containing protein: MAIYRSTLHLKTHVYLRDDGIRPQIELDETDHLLAKEQHGGISIERALELVHLVENARPTDDSL, encoded by the coding sequence ATGGCTATCTATCGCTCCACGCTTCACCTCAAGACGCACGTCTACCTGCGGGACGATGGCATACGTCCTCAAATCGAATTGGATGAGACGGATCACCTGTTGGCAAAAGAACAGCATGGCGGGATTAGTATCGAACGGGCACTCGAGCTTGTACACTTGGTCGAGAATGCAAGACCGACGGACGACTCACTGTAA